The DNA segment TTTCTGTTTGTCGCGGGAAGGCCGCTCGCTTTATGATGTAGACTTAAGACGCTAAACCGGTCAGGGTTCTTATGCAAGGATTTGGCTCGTCCGGTTCTGGGTGCGCGTCCGCTATTTCGTTTTTTATTACCAGGGGGCTTTATGACAATCACGTTTAAAGGCGGCTGCCTTTGCGGCGCCGTGAAATACCAAGTCAGTGGAAATCCAGAACGTTTTTATCACTGCCATTGTTCCCGTTGCCGCAAGTCTTCCGGCACTGGGCACGCTACCAATCTGTTCTTGGCAAACGCGGATTTGGCGTTTACCGCCGGAGAATCTTTGGTGAAGCAATTCAAAGTGCCGGACGCCAAGCGCTTCACCCGCCAGTTTTGCAGCGAATGCGGCAGCCAAGTTGCTCGATTTGTTCCAGAACTAAACGGAGTCGTGGTTCCTGCCGGATCGCTGGACGATGAAATTCCAATCAAACCTCAAGCACGAATTTTCTGGCATTCAAGAACTGATTGGTCATGCGATGGAGATACCTTGCCGCGCTATGCTGAATATCCGGAGAGTTAAACGGCGTCTAATGTTTTACGACGGAGCGCCAGGAAACACTTAGGACACCATAACCAACGCAAACGACGCCGCGTGTTTGCTGTTGGTTCTGAGCCAATCGCTAAACCTAATCGGAATTTTCCAACGCATTCATTGCCCGTTGCGCGATGAAGCCATGCACTGTTTCGGTAGGATGTATGCCGTCCCAGAATAGGTAAGTTCCGGGTTTTTTACAGGTAAATGGCGGATTGTTTGGCTTGATGCAAGCGTCGGTGACATTGATTATGCCAAACAGATTCGAATCATTGCTTTCTTGATCATAAATGATCTCTTCAAGTAAGCCATACAAATCTAGCGTGCGGATTTTAATGTCGTACATGGCATTCAATTGCGCTTGGAGCACTGACAGTGCTTCATTGAAGCCCACAGACAAAAAGTTGGCATTGTAGGCAATTGTTAGTTCTTCTGGTGTTGATGGAGGCGTATATAACCCGTTCAACAGTCTGACCGTAGGTGTCCGCGCAATATTTGGGACATTTACCAACAGAAAGTTTTCAGCCCCTA comes from the Methylomonas sp. LL1 genome and includes:
- a CDS encoding GFA family protein, with product MARPVLGARPLFRFLLPGGFMTITFKGGCLCGAVKYQVSGNPERFYHCHCSRCRKSSGTGHATNLFLANADLAFTAGESLVKQFKVPDAKRFTRQFCSECGSQVARFVPELNGVVVPAGSLDDEIPIKPQARIFWHSRTDWSCDGDTLPRYAEYPES